The DNA window GGCACGGGCAGCGCGACGGTGTCGCCGACCACGCGCAGGGTGATGCCGTCGAGCCGCGTGGTGGGCAAGCGCGGCAGCAACTGGAAGCGCAAGCTCGCCTGCGGCGCCAGCGCCCGGTTGCGCTCGAAACGCTCCACGCCGGCGATCATCTTGCGGTAGGACTTGTCGACCGGATCGCGGGTGGCCGTGACGGTGACCCGGGCCGGGGCGTCCTGGCTGGACGCCGGCCAGCAGGCCGCGATCAGCATCGCGGCCGCAAGATAGCGCCCTACGCGGCGTTGCATAAAATTGGACAAGTCGGCTCCTGCTACTGCGGAAACCAATGTTAGGCCAGCGCACGCGTTCGCGGCGCACCGCTCACTGCGGCGATTGCGACTCCACCCAGCGCAGCAGGTCGCGGCCGAACACGCGCGCGCGGGCCGTGTCGATCTGGCGCCGCTTGTAGGCGTCGTGGCTGGCGGGGCCGGCCAGGCTGCGCTCGTAGCTGGCCTGGTCCATCAGCTGGATCTCGTACTCGAAGAAAAAGCCGACGTCGTATTCCTGGTCGGCGACGGCGCCAATGTTGGGATAGTCCGGCTGGACGTGGATCATCTTGCGCACCGTCACCTGGATGCTGTTGAAGCCGCTACCGCTGTGCGGGTTGTCGCAGCGCGTCTGCGGCTCTGCCAGATCGGCCAGTTCGGCGTCCATGGTTTGCAGCAGTTCGTACGGGTAGTCGTCGCTGTGCTCGATCTGGGCGCGGTATTTGTTGAAGATCTGTTTGGCCGCCTCCAGGTCCAGCAAGGTGTTGCGGGTGCGTTCGGCGTCGACATTGGTGACCGACAGCAGATGCGCGCGCTGCAGGCTGCGCAGCGCCAGCAGGCATTCGAAGCGGGTGGCGAACACCAGCCGCACGCCGAGGTGGTCGAAGATGTCGGCGGCCAGGTAGGCGGCCTTTTGCAGCAGCTTGAGCAGGATGCTTTTGCGGCCCTTGTTGTCCTTGCGCTCGTAGTGCAGCATCGGCAGGCAGACCTCGCCGTCGGTGAGGAAGTGGCGGTCGCCGTCGTGCCGGATCACCTCGTCGAGGGTGGCGAACACCTGTTCGCGGATGGCGTGGAAGTGGCGCAGCTTGAGGTTGTTGTCGATGTAAAAGATGCCGTGCATGACCTTGAGCACGGCGCACGACCACATGCGCCGCACGTCGACGTTGTTGCCGCGCAGCGAGGCGTACACCAGCAATTGCAGCGGATCGTCGGGATGGCTGACCTCCTCGGGGATCAAGCCGGCCTGGGCCGGGGCGAGGAAGGTGCAGGCGAGGAAGTCGACCGCCTCGCGGTGGGCGCGGGCGATGATCGCGGGGGCGGCCGGCTGCTCCAGGTCGAAGCCGTACTCGCGCACGAACTGCCGGGCGTCGTGGAGATTGCGCAACGCCAGCGCGCCGAGGTCGATGGCCGACACGCCGTTGGCGATGGCATTCAGATAGCTCCAGTTCAGCGAGAACCTGCCACCGCTCTTGAGCGAGGCTCGTAGTTCAGTCATGGCGTCCTGCATGGGCTGCGATGATCCAGTATTGCAGCCTGTTCCGCGAGCGTCAATCGATACCAATGGTCACCGCCGACAGTGTCTCTTATTGCTCAATAGCAAATAACTAGGGTTTTGTTTTTCGCAAGCTTATAATGGCGGCCTTGATTTCTTTCGCTACCATTCCACCATTCCTATGGACAAACTGAGCAATAAGCGCATCGCCATCCTGGTGCCTTGCTATAACGAGGCGTTGACGATCACCGCCATCGTGCGCGATTTCAACGCCTGCCTGCCGCAGGCGCAGGTCTACGTGTTCGACAACAATTCCACCGACGGCACCGCGCGCATCGCCCGCAAGGCCGGCGCCATCGTGCGCAACGTGCCGGCGCAGGGCAAGGGCAGCGTGGTGCGGCGCATGTTCGCCGACATCGAGGCCGACGCGTACGTGATGGTCGACGGCGACGACACGTATGACGCCAGCGTGGCGCCTCAACTGGTCGAGCAGCTGTTCAGCGAAGGGCTGGACATGGTCGTGGGCAACCGCGTCAGCACCGAGCAGGAGGCCTACCGGCCCGGCCACCGCTTCGGCAACGCCATGCTGACCGGTTGCGTGTCGTTCATTTTCGGCCGCACGTTCACCGACATCCTGTCCGGCTACCGCGTGTTCTCGCAGCGCTATGTCAAATCGTTCGCCGCGCACTCGGCCGGCTTCGAGATCGAGACCGAGCTGACCGTGCACGCGCTGGCGCTGCGCATGCCGGTGGCCGAGGTGTCGACCTCGTATAAATCGCGTCCGGAAGGCTCGGTCAGCAAGCTCAACACCTATCGCGACGGCGTGCGCATCCTGGGCACCATCTTCCGCCTGTTCAAGTCCGAGCGGCCGCTGGCCTTCTACGGCATCGGCACCTTCTTCATCGCGCTGCTGTCGATCATCCTGGCCCAGCCGTTGGTCACCACTTACCTGAAGACCGGCCTGGTGCCGCGCTTGCCGACGGCCACGCTGTGCGCGTCGCTGATGCTGGTGGCGCTGATCCTGCTGGCCTGCGGCATCATGCTCGACGCCGTCACCAAGGGCCGCATCGAGCAAAAGCGCTTCGCCTATCTGTCCAAGCCGGGGCCGTCGTTCGACGAGGGCGCGCCGTGAGCTTCATGAACGCCCGCCTGACGGCGCTGGACGCGTGGTTCGCCCGCCGCACCGCTTTTCTGGGCCATCCGCGCGCCGCCTGGCACGCGGCCTGGATCGTGCCCGTGCTGCTGGGTTTGTGGTCGGTGCTGAACGGCCAGGACGACGGCTGGGACATGCGCAACTATCATTTGTATAACGCGCACGCGCTGATGAACGGGCGCATCGGTGTCGATCTGGCGCCGTCCGGTTTCCAGACCTATTTCAATCCCACCATCGACCTGCCGTATTATTTCCTGAACCGCTGGTTGCCGCCGCAGCTGGTCGGCTTCGTGCTTGGCGCGCTGCACGGGCTGAATTTCGTGCTGCTGGCCGGCATCGCGCGCGAGCTGATCGGCAAGCACCAGCGCCTGGTGCTGCTGCTGGCCGGCGCATGCATGTTCGCCCCCGGTTTCTTGAGCGAGCTCGGCAATACAATGGGCGACAACCTGACGGCGCTGTTCGTGCTCGGCGCGCTGTACATCGTGCTGCGCCATTGGGACGGCCTGCCGCGCTGGCGCGCCGGGACGGTGCTGGCCATGGCCGGCGCCGGCGTGGCCATGGGCATGAGCGCCGGACTGAAGTTGACCAACGCGACCTATGCGGTGGCGCTGTGCCTGGCCTTGCTGACCGTGCCGCTGCCGTGGTGGCAGCGCTTGCGGCTGGCGCTGGTGTTCGGCGTGGGCGTGCTCGGCGGCATCGCGGCGACGGCCGGCTGGTGGTTCGTCAAGATGTGGAACACCTTCGGCAATCCGCTATTTCCGCAATTTAATAACATCTTCCGCAGCCCGCTGGCGACCGAGAACGGCGTCATCGACTTCTATTTCCGTCCGGTCGGCTGGATCGAGAACCTGCTGTGGCCGTTCATCTTCGCGTTCAACACGCGCCGCGTCTCCGAGTTGCCGATGAAGCTGGCGGTGTGGCCGCTGCTGTACGTGCTGCTGGCGGCGTTCGTCGTGGTCTGGTTGCTGCGCCGCCGCGCCCGGGCCGGCCAACACGGCGGCCAACCGCACACCGCGCCGCCGACGCTCGATCCGCGCGCCGCCTTCACCCTGGTGTTTTTTGTCGCCGCCTATGTCGTCTGGATGCGCATGTTCAGCATCTACCGTTATCTGGTGCCGCTCGAACTGCTGGCGCCGCTAATGATCTGGATCGTCTGGCGCTACCTGGCGCCGGCCCGGCAACGGCTGGCCGGCGTGGCGCTGGCGCTGCTGGTGGCGGGTGTATTCCCTATAGCCAACTGGGGCCATCAGGCCTGGGGCGAGCGCGCCTTTAGCGCCGAGGTGCCGGCGTTCGCCACGCCGGCGCAAAGCATCGTCTTCCTCGCCCAGCCCAATCCGCCGGCGGGGTGGATGTCGATCTTCTTCCCGCACGACGTCAAGATCATTTCGCTCGGCACCGGTTTCCCGGAATCGCCGGCCTGGCATGCGCTGCGCGAGAAGGCCGTCGCCGAGCGCGCCGGTCCGCACTATGTGCTGTTCACCGCCAGCAAGAATGACCGCGACGGCTCGCGCCTGCGCAAGCTGGCCGTGGCGCAGGCGCTGGGCCTGACCGACAGCCCGTCCGGCTGCCGCAAGCTGGCGTGGCTGCTCAAGCGCACGGTCGAGGTGCGCAACTTGCCGGACGGCGCTTGCACCTTCGATCTGCCGGCCAAGTACCGTCTCGACCTGGCCGCGCTCGACCGCGCGACCGTCGAAGGGCTGGCGCAAAAGCTGCCGCAATATGGGCTCCAGCTCGATGCCGGCAGTTGCGCGACCCATCAGGCGGCCGTCGGCAAGGAGCCGTATCCGTACCGGATGTGCCGCGTGACGGTGCTGCCGAAATAAGCGCTTCCTGGTCCGATGGGAGGGGCGGGCGAAGATTGGCGCATGCGGGCGGCGGGCTGTTGCATTTAACTCTACAATAGTCGGAAGCCAATATTGCAAGGAGCCGGCATGTCCTTCCTGATCGTCCTCGCCGCACTGTTGTTCCTGATGCTGGCCGCCTATCGCGGCTACAGCGTGATCCTGTTCGCGCCGGTGGCCGCGCTCGGCGCGGTGCTGCTGACCGATCCGGGCGCGGTGGCGCCGGTGTTCAGCGGCATCTTCATGGACAAGATGGTCGGCTTCATCAAGCTGTACTTCCCGGTGTTCCTGCTGGGCGCGGTGTTCGGCAAGCTGATCGAACTGTCCGGCTTTTCGGAATCCATCGTCGTCGCGGCGATCCGCTACATCGGCCGCACGCGCGCCAACGCCGTCATCGTGCTGGTGTGTTCGCTGCTGACCTACGGCGGCGTATCGCTCTTCGTGGTGGTGTTCGCCGTCTATCCGTTCGCCGCCGAGCTTTACCGTCAGAGCAACATCCCCAAGCGGCTGATGCCAGGCGCCATCGCCCTGGGCGCGTTCTCGTTCACCATGGACACCTTGCCGGGCACGCCGCAAATCCAGAACATCATCCCGACCACGTTCTTCAAGACCACCGGCTGGGCCGCGCCGTGGTTGGGCACGATCGGCGGCATCGCCACCCTGGCCGCCGGCCTGGCCTTCCTGGAATGGCGGCGCCGCTCGGTGATGGCCACCGGCGAGGGTTACGGCGTGGAAGACAAGGCCAAGCCGGCGGCGGCCGGCGGCACGCCACAGCGCGGGCTGCCGCATCCGCTGCTGTCGGTGGCGCCGCTGTTGCTGGTGGGCGTGGTCAACTTCGCGCTGACCAAAATGATCCCCGGCTGGTATGGCGAAACCTACGCGCTTACCGCCGACGCCTTGCCCGGCCTGCATGCGACGATCACCACGCCGATCAAGACGCTGGTCGGCATCTGGGCGGTGGAGGGGGCGCTGCTGCTGGGCATCATCTTCGTGGTGGTGACGGCGTTCGGGCGGGTGCGCGACGCCTTTGCCGAGGGCACCAAGGCGGCCGTCGGCGGCGCACTGCTGGCGGCGATGAACACGGCCTCCGAGTATGGCTTCGGCGGCGTCATCGCGGCGCTGCCCGGTTTCGTCGCCGTCAGCCACGCGCTCAAGAGCGTGCCCGATCCGCTGGTCAACGCGGCAGTGTCGGTGACCACCCTGGCCGGCATCACCGGTTCGGCCTCGGGCGGCATGAGCATCGCGCTGGCGGCGATGTCGGACCAGTTCATCCGGGCGGCCGAGGCGGCGCAGATTCCTCTGGAGGTGATGCACCGCGTGGTGGCGATGGCCAGCGGCGGCATGGACACCTTGCCGCACAACGGCGCCGTCATCACGCTGCTGGCGGTGACGGGGCTGACACACAAGCAATCCTACCGCGAGATCTTCGGCATCACCATCATCAAGACGGCGGCGGTGTTCTTTGTGATCGCGGTTTACTATTTGACCGGGCTGGTTTAGCCGGCACCTTCACGGTCACCGTAAGCGGTGGCGGATACTGTTTTTGGCAGTTGGGACAGAAGAAGCTGCGGCGCTTGGTCTTGCCCAGATGGCCTTTGTGGAACGGCAGGTCGCAGCGCGGGCAGACGCGCTTGGTGTGCGCCAGCCAGTGCTGCTTGAGCACGAAGGCTTTCTTCCATTCCAGAAAATCGAAACTGTATTCGCGCGCCTGCGCCACCAGCTCGCGCAGCTTGGCCGCCGGCAGCGCGCCCACCGTCGACAGCGGATGGACGCGGATGCGGAACAGCACTTCGTTCTTGATGATGTTGCCGACGCCGGCGAAGATGTCCTGGTCGAGCAGCGCGTCGCACACGAGGGTGTCCGGCGCGGCGCGCAGCTTCTTCAGCGCGGCGGACGCCGACCAGTCGTCGGACATGACGTCGCCGCGCCAGTCGTAGTGGCTGTCGAGCTCGCCTTCTATCGTCTTGACCGAGCAGGTGTAGAAGTTCAGCTCCTCGCCATCGTCGAACTCCAGGCTCAGGCGCGGCGTCGCGTCCTTGCGCTCGTTGATGCGGTAGCTGCCGAACATCAGCAGGTGGATGCGTAGCGCCATGTGGGGCAGCTGGATCAGGAAGTGCTTGCCCCAGCTGCGCAGGTCCAGCACCGGCTGGCCGCGCAGCGCCGCCATGTCGACACCCTTGGTGTTGCCGCTCGCTTGCACGATGGTTTTACCGATGAAGCCGGCCGTCTGCTCGCGCATGATGACGATCGATGGTCCTTCGGGCATGGAATACTCCGGTCGTGTTGGAAGGATCAGTTTGCGCCGGCCGGTCCTTGCTTACTGTTCGACGGTTCACTTAGCAACCCGCACGGCGCTCAGCCTGGGGTCGTACCCGGTGGGGTACGACCCCGCCGTACCGGGTTTGTTTGCCGTACTTGTGGTTTCATGGCAGTATTGCCGATCTGTTTGCCATGGAGGTTTACCTTGAAACACACGCTGCTCATTACTGCCTTGCTTGCCGCCGGTCTGGCGCAGGCCGCCGCCGGTCCCGAATTCAGCCCGCAGAAATTGTCGCAAGACGTCAAGGTGCTCGCGTCCGACGAATTCGAGGGCCGGGGGCCGAACACCGCCGGCGAAACCAAGACCGTCAACTATCTGATCGAGCAATTCAAGGCGGCCGGCATGCAGCCGGGCGGCGATCCGGTCAAAGGCAAGAAAGGCGAGCGCAGCTGGACGCAGGACGTGCCGCTGGGCCGTTTCGAGATCAAGGGCCCGGTCAAGCTGTCGGTCAAGGACGCCAAGGGCAGCCAGGAACTGAAGCAGGGCGACGACCTGGCCGTGCGCGCCTCGATGAGCGGCGCCAAGATGGTCGACTTCAAGAACGCGCCGCTGGTGTTCGTCGGCTACGGCGTGACCGCGCCGGAGCGCAAGTGGGACGACTTCAAGGGCGTGGACCTGAAGGGCAAGCTGGCGGTGGTGCTGATCAACGATCCCGATTTCGAGACCGGCGAGGGCGAGTTTGGCGGCAAGGCCATGACCTACTATGGCCGCTGGACCTACAAGTATGAGGAGATGGCCAAGCGCGGCGCGCTCGGCACCATCATCGTGCACGAGACGGCGCCGGCGTCGTATGGGTGGCCGACGGTCAAGAATTCCAACACCAACGTGATGTACGACATCGTGCGCAAGAAGCCGTCCGAGGCGCACGCGCCGATGGAGGCCTGGATACAGCGCGATCTGGCGGTCGACCTGTTCAAGCGCGGCGGCCAGGATTTCGAGGCGCTTAAGAAACTGGCGCAGACGCGCGACTTCAAACCGGTGCAGCTGAAGGACGTGACCTTGTCGGCAAACTACGCGGTCGACGCGCAGGTGATCACGTCTAAAAACGTGGCCGCCCGCATGGTCGGCGCCAGCAAGCCAGACGAGACCGTGATCTACAGCGGCCACTGGGACCACCTTGGTGTCGGCTTGCCGAACGCCAAAGGCGACAAGATCTACAACGGCGCGGTCGACAACGGCACCGGCCTGGCCGCGCTGCTGGAACTGGCGCGCGCCTACGGCAAGGCGCCGGCGCCCGCGCGCAGCGTGCTATTCCTGGCCGTGACGGCCGAGGAGAAGGGCTTGCTGGGCTCGGAATACTACGCGCAGAATCCGTTGTACCCGCTGGCGCAGACGGTCGGGGTGATCAATATGGACGCGTTGAGCCCGCAGGGCGTGTCGCGCAACTTCACCATCTCCGGCAGCGCAAAGGTCGAGCTGCTCGACCAGTTGATCGCCAAGGCCAAGGAATGGAACCTGGTCTACTCGGCCGATCCGAAACCGGAGGCGGGCTACTTCTTCCGCTCCGACCACTTCCCGTTCGCCAAGCGCGGCGTGCCGGCCATTTCCTATGGCTCGGGCAATGATTTCGTCGACGGTGGGCTGCGGGCCGGCAAGCAGGCCGAGGAGAGCTACACCACCAACAACTACCACCAGCCGTCGGACGAGTGGAGCGCGGACTGGTCGTTCAAGGGCATGGCGCACGACCTGGGGATGCTGTACTCGCTGGGCCGCGACCTGGCCGAGTCGAAGGCTTGGCCGAACTGGGCGCCGGACGCCGAGTTCCGCGCCGCCCGCGACAAGACGGAGGCGAAGCGTAAATAGTTTTATGTTTAACTAAAATGCAATAAAATGGTTGCGCGCCGGCCAGAGTGCCGGCGCGCTTTTGCAGGTCCATTCCCAACCAGGAGCTCACCGCATGACCATGTCCATCCGCCGTACCACGATCGCGGCGTCCGTCGCCATGTCCGTCGCCCTGCTTGCCGCTAGCGCAGTGCAAGCCGCCGAAGCCGCCAAGCCGGCCGCGACCAAATCGGCCAGGTCCGACATCGCCATTCCCGATATTCCGTACACCAAGTTCGTGCTGAAAAACGGCCTGACCCTGCTGGTCCACGAGGACCACAAGACGCCGGTGGTGGCCGTCAACACCTGGTACCACGTCGGCTCCAAGAACGAGAAGCCCGGCAAGACCGGCTTCGCCCACCTGTTCGAACACCTGATGTTCAGCGGCAGCGATAATTTCAACAAGACCTACATCAACGCCATGCAGCAGATCGGCGCGACCGACCTGAACGGCACCACCAATCCCGACCGCACCAACTACTTCCAGAACGTGCCGACCTCGATGCTGGACTTCGCGCTGTTCGCCGAGAGCGACCGCATGGGCCATCTGCTCGGCGTGCTCGACAAGAAAAAGCTGGACCTGCAGCGCGGCGTCGTGCAAAACGAAAAGCGCCAGGGCGAGAACCAGCCGTACGGCGTGACGCGCCAGCTGCTGACCGAGAACACCTGGCCGGCCGGCCATCCGTATTCGTGGACGACGATCGGTTCGATGTCCGACCTCGACGCGGCCTCGATGACCGACGTGCAGGAATGGTTCAAGGCCAACTACGGTCCGAACAACGTGGTGCTGGTACTGGCCGGCGACATCACGCCGGAACAGGCGCGCGAGAAGGTCGAGAAGTACTACGGCGACATTCCGGCCGGCCCGCCGCTGGCCAAACATAAAGAATGGATCGCCAAGCGCACCGGCACCCATCGCGGAACGGTCGAGGACCGGGTGCCGCAGGGCCGCATCTACCGTGTGTGGAACGTGCCCGGCGCGCACACCGCGACCGAACCGCTGCTCGACCTGGCCGCGCAGGTGCTGGGCGGCGGCAAGACGTCACGCTTCTACAAGCGCCTGGTCTACAAGGACCAGCTGGCGAGCGACGCCAGCGCCGGCAACAACAGCTCCGAAATCGCCGGCCAGTTTTATGCCGTGCTGACCGCGCGCCCCGGCGCCGATGTGGCCAAGATGGAAGCGATCGCCGACGAGGAATTGCGCGCGCTGATGAAGTCCGGCCCGACTGCCGCCGAGCTGGAGATCGCCAAGACGGCCATCCTGGCTTCCTACACCCGCATCGTCGAGCGTGTCGGCGGCTTCGGCGGCAAGAGCGATTTGCTGGCAAGCTGCACCACCTACACCGGCAATCCGGACTGCTACAAGGAATATCTGGCGGCCGTGAAGGCGGCCACGCCGGCGCAGGTCAAGCAGGCGATGAACGCGTGGCTGGACGATGGCGATTACGTGCTCGAAGTCAAACCGTTCGCGACCAATTTCGCCACCACCGCCAAGCTGGACCGCAGCAAGCCGCCCGCGCTGGGCAAGGCCGAATCGCTGAACCTGCCGCCTATGCAAAAGGCCACCTTATCGAACGGCCTGAAGGTGGTCCTGGCCGAACGGCACGCGGCGCCGGTGGTCAACTTCTCGATGATGGTCGATGCCGGTTACGCGTCCGACTCGCAGGAGTTGCCGGGACTGGCGAGCCTGGCGACCAACATGCTCGACGAAGGCACGGCCACGCGCAGCGCGGCCAAGATCAGCGAGGAATTCGAATCGCTGGGCGCCAACTTCTCCGTCAGCACCAATCTGGACGGCGCCTCCGTGCAGCTCAACGCGCTCAAGGCGACGATGCCGAAGGCGCTGGACGTCTACGCCGACGTGCTGTTGCGTCCGGCCTTCGCGCAGAACGAGCTGGACCGCTTGAAGAAGGATCAGCTGGCCGCGATCCAGCGTGAAAAAGCCAATCCGTCGACGATGGCCTTGCGCGTGATTCCGTCGCTGGTGTACGGCAAGGGCCACGCCTATTCGCTGCCGCTGACCGGCAGCGGCACGGAGGCGTCCGTCGCCCGCATCGGCCGCGACGACCTGGCCAAATATCACCAGGCCTGGTTCAAGCCGAACAACGCGACCTTGCTGGTGGTGGGCGACACCACCTTGGCCGAGATCACGCCGCTGCTGGAAAAAGCGTTCGGCGGCTGGAAGGCCGGCGAGACGCCGAAAAAGAACATCGCCCAGGTGGCGCCGCTCGACAAGCCGGTGGTCTACCTGATGGACAAGCCGGGCGCGCTGCAAAGCGTGATCTACGGCGTGCAGCTGGCGCCGCCGCGCAACTCGCCGGACGCGGTGCAGCTTGGCGTGGTGAACAACATCTTCGGTGGCAACTTCGGCTCGCGCATCAATATGAACCTGCGCGAGGACAAGCACTGGTCGTACGGCGTGCGCTCCAGCCTGTCGCCGGCGCTGGGCCAGCGTCTGTACATGAGCACGTCGCCGGTGCAGAGCGACAAGACCAAGGAGGCGCTGCAGGAACTGGTGCGCGAATATGGCGATATCGCCGGCGCCAAGCCGATCACCGCCGCCGAACTGGGCGAGGCCAAGAGCAACGAAACCCTCGCGCTGCCGGGCTCGTTTGAAACGGCTGGCCAGCTGGCCGGCGCCTACAGCACCATCCTGCAGTACAAGCTGCCGGAGACCTACTACAACACCTTCACCGACACGGTGCTGGCGATGACGCCGGAGCAAGCCAACGCGCTGGCCGCGCGCACCATCGCGCCGGGCAAGCTGGTGTGGGTGGTGGTGGGCGACATGAGCAAGGTCGAGAGCGGCGTGCGCGAGCTCAAGCTGGGCGAAGTGCGCAAGATCGACGCCGACGGCAATCCATTGTAATCACGCCGGGAGTCGCAAAAATCCCCGCCCGCTTGAAGCCGGCGGGGATTTTTTTTGTCGGGGAGAGATTCCGCCAATAAACCACGTAGGGCGGATTAGCGAAGCGTAATCCGCCATGTATGAGCCGCCACCGCAGCGTTTATCAGCCGCATTGTCAGCGGGCAAGCTCCGCAGCCTGCTCCGGTTGATAGACCACCTCAAGAATGCGCACCCGCACCAGTTGCCCGTCCGGACGCGGCCAATCGATGGCGTCGCCCACGGACAGGCCCAGTAGCGCGCTGCCGATCGGCGTGAGGATCGAGATCGCATCGGCGGTGTTGGCCAAGTCTCGCGGATACACCAAGGTCAGGCGCAGTTCCTCGCGCGGCGCGTCGATCTGGAAGCGCACGGTCGAGTTCATGGTGACGACGCCGGCCGGCATTTCCTGCGGCGCGACGATCTCGGCGCGGCCAAGCTCCTCCAGCAGTCCCTCGTGCGCGGCGGCCTCGGCGGGCGGCAGGGCGTCGAGCAGGATTTCGAGCCGTTCGGCGTCGAGCGATGAAACAATGATTTTTGGTTGCATGATGATAGCTCCAGATAAATGGTCGCAGTAAAGCGGGGGTGCGACGAACATGGCAAAGCCGCGTGCGATCGCGTGTCAGATTGTTACTGTGGGGTGGCTCGGCAGTGCGAAGAAGACCGGGTGGTCTCTCGGGCGCTTACCGAGCCCGGGAAAGGCCGGCTGAGTGTCGCGCCGTTGGGGCGGCCGCAGGCGATACTCCCTCGTTCAGGGACGAACAATGATTCTTCGCGGGAATGCGGAACATGTTCATGAGGAAATCAGTATCGAAGGTGCCTGGAACCAGTATAACCCATGGCCCCGCAGCGCACCGGCCGCCTGGAATCGCCGTCTCAAGGAGCCGTCCCGGCGGTGCCGGATTGCCAGCCGCGCAGCTTGCGGATCGCTTCTTCCTTGAATTTGGCTTCGATCTCGATATACGGCGCGTGGACATAGCAGGCCGGCATCACATCGATCAAATCGGCGTGCTGGCGGTCGTTGAAGCCGTCGCGGCCGTTGGAGATGTGGACCAGTTGCTGCGCCGGGTCGGCCCAGGTGGCGCGCGCCTTCGTCAGCATCTCGGCCACGCTCGGATCGTCGTAGCTGGGCAGCCGTTCGTGCACGATGTGATGATGCGCATCGAACACCATCGGCACGCCGCTGCGCAGGCAAATGTCGTGGATCTCGGCGGCGCTGTATGCGTACTCGTCGTTTTCCAGTCCGAGCCGCAGCCGAATCGCGTCCGGCAGCGCGGCGATGCGCTCGACCAGCGCGTCGGCCCGGCCCGCCTTGCCGCCGTGGATCTCCAGCAGCGCCCACGGCGAGCGCGGCTGTTGCAGCAGATCCATGATGTCCGCGTGCATCTGCAGGATCTTGACGCTGTTGGCGACCACGCCGGCCGAGTCCGAGCTGAGGACGACGAACTGATCGGGATGCATGACCAGCCGGATGCCGCGCTCGGTCGCGTAGCGCCCCGAGGCTGCCAACGCATCGCTCAAAGGGCGTAGTGTTTCGCGCCCGACATCCTCGTCGGCAAAGGGGAAGATCGAGGACAGGATGCGGTAGAGGGAAATCGATTCGCGCTCGCAGTAGCGCAACGCCTTGTCGAAGGTTTGAATGTTGTCCCGGTAAATCTCGTCGAGCAGCTTGCGCTGCCCGTCCGGCGACAATTCCAGCAAGCGCTTGCGCGTGACCATGCGGTAACGTACGTCTTTCGACTGGGTGATGCAGACAAGTCCGAGTTGAGGGCGCATGGTCGTGCTCCTTGGCGCTGGCCGCCAGCGTATCGCGAGTTTAGCAGCGACGCGCCGGCGGCCGCGCCACGTTGCTACTCCAGCGCCTCTTTCAACCCCGGCGCGAACTCGGCGCCGTGCTTGACTTGCGCGGTCGACGTCTTGAGCGCCTTGCCGATCGGCTCGGCGCGCCCGCTCAGG is part of the Oxalobacteraceae bacterium OTU3CAMAD1 genome and encodes:
- a CDS encoding insulinase family protein; translated protein: MTMSIRRTTIAASVAMSVALLAASAVQAAEAAKPAATKSARSDIAIPDIPYTKFVLKNGLTLLVHEDHKTPVVAVNTWYHVGSKNEKPGKTGFAHLFEHLMFSGSDNFNKTYINAMQQIGATDLNGTTNPDRTNYFQNVPTSMLDFALFAESDRMGHLLGVLDKKKLDLQRGVVQNEKRQGENQPYGVTRQLLTENTWPAGHPYSWTTIGSMSDLDAASMTDVQEWFKANYGPNNVVLVLAGDITPEQAREKVEKYYGDIPAGPPLAKHKEWIAKRTGTHRGTVEDRVPQGRIYRVWNVPGAHTATEPLLDLAAQVLGGGKTSRFYKRLVYKDQLASDASAGNNSSEIAGQFYAVLTARPGADVAKMEAIADEELRALMKSGPTAAELEIAKTAILASYTRIVERVGGFGGKSDLLASCTTYTGNPDCYKEYLAAVKAATPAQVKQAMNAWLDDGDYVLEVKPFATNFATTAKLDRSKPPALGKAESLNLPPMQKATLSNGLKVVLAERHAAPVVNFSMMVDAGYASDSQELPGLASLATNMLDEGTATRSAAKISEEFESLGANFSVSTNLDGASVQLNALKATMPKALDVYADVLLRPAFAQNELDRLKKDQLAAIQREKANPSTMALRVIPSLVYGKGHAYSLPLTGSGTEASVARIGRDDLAKYHQAWFKPNNATLLVVGDTTLAEITPLLEKAFGGWKAGETPKKNIAQVAPLDKPVVYLMDKPGALQSVIYGVQLAPPRNSPDAVQLGVVNNIFGGNFGSRINMNLREDKHWSYGVRSSLSPALGQRLYMSTSPVQSDKTKEALQELVREYGDIAGAKPITAAELGEAKSNETLALPGSFETAGQLAGAYSTILQYKLPETYYNTFTDTVLAMTPEQANALAARTIAPGKLVWVVVGDMSKVESGVRELKLGEVRKIDADGNPL
- the uvsE gene encoding UV DNA damage repair endonuclease UvsE, producing MRPQLGLVCITQSKDVRYRMVTRKRLLELSPDGQRKLLDEIYRDNIQTFDKALRYCERESISLYRILSSIFPFADEDVGRETLRPLSDALAASGRYATERGIRLVMHPDQFVVLSSDSAGVVANSVKILQMHADIMDLLQQPRSPWALLEIHGGKAGRADALVERIAALPDAIRLRLGLENDEYAYSAAEIHDICLRSGVPMVFDAHHHIVHERLPSYDDPSVAEMLTKARATWADPAQQLVHISNGRDGFNDRQHADLIDVMPACYVHAPYIEIEAKFKEEAIRKLRGWQSGTAGTAP
- the rnk gene encoding nucleoside diphosphate kinase regulator translates to MQPKIIVSSLDAERLEILLDALPPAEAAAHEGLLEELGRAEIVAPQEMPAGVVTMNSTVRFQIDAPREELRLTLVYPRDLANTADAISILTPIGSALLGLSVGDAIDWPRPDGQLVRVRILEVVYQPEQAAELAR